One segment of Oncorhynchus gorbuscha isolate QuinsamMale2020 ecotype Even-year linkage group LGY, OgorEven_v1.0, whole genome shotgun sequence DNA contains the following:
- the LOC124016633 gene encoding nucleoporin NUP188-like isoform X3, producing MQLNEDSARLKLFMDVLNGTKAVLLVPRSVHCLRLGSMMTTLLLILLKHVVATTSDMLSPLSLILESVLQTDQQLMAKTKAKVFSALMSVLQMLGLDGGEICQLPQLLLCVCETVQDEALALIDSTHHTAQAGDVPKDKDRTETDASSSVQKDQRDRCVCWRYTWLWSCVVTTRNTGF from the exons ATGCAGTTGAATGAGGACTCTGCCAGACTGAAGCTCTTCATGGATGTGCTGAATGGGACCAAAGCTGTT TTGCTGGTGCCCAGATCGGTGCACTGTCTACGTCTGGGATCCATGATGACTACCCTGCTGCTGATCCTGCTCAAACA TGTGGTGGCCACGACCTCTGACAtgttgtctcccctctctctgatccTGGAGAGTGTCCTGCAGACCGACCAGCAGCTGATGGCAAAGACCAAGGCCAAGGTGTTCTCTGCTCTCATGTCTGTGCTGCAGATGCTGGGCCTTGATG GTGGTGAGATCTGCCAACTTCCCCagctactgctgtgtgtgtgtgagactgtgcaAGACGAGGCACTGGCACTGATTGACAGCACGCATCACACGGCCCAGGCAGGGGATGTCCCCAAGGACAAGGACCGCACGGAGACTGATGCCTCCAGTAGCGTCcagaaggaccagagggacag GTGTGTTTGCTGGCGTTACACCTGGCTATGGAGCTGTGTCGTGACGACGAGGAACACTGGGTTCTAG
- the LOC124016633 gene encoding nucleoporin NUP188-like isoform X2 encodes MSDVMQLNEDSARLKLFMDVLNGTKAVLLVPRSVHCLRLGSMMTTLLLILLKHVVATTSDMLSPLSLILESVLQTDQQLMAKTKAKVFSALMSVLQMLGLDGGEICQLPQLLLCVCETVQDEALALIDSTHHTAQAGDVPKDKDRTETDASSSVQKDQRDRCVCWRYTWLWSCVVTTRNTGF; translated from the exons ATG TCAGATGTGATGCAGTTGAATGAGGACTCTGCCAGACTGAAGCTCTTCATGGATGTGCTGAATGGGACCAAAGCTGTT TTGCTGGTGCCCAGATCGGTGCACTGTCTACGTCTGGGATCCATGATGACTACCCTGCTGCTGATCCTGCTCAAACA TGTGGTGGCCACGACCTCTGACAtgttgtctcccctctctctgatccTGGAGAGTGTCCTGCAGACCGACCAGCAGCTGATGGCAAAGACCAAGGCCAAGGTGTTCTCTGCTCTCATGTCTGTGCTGCAGATGCTGGGCCTTGATG GTGGTGAGATCTGCCAACTTCCCCagctactgctgtgtgtgtgtgagactgtgcaAGACGAGGCACTGGCACTGATTGACAGCACGCATCACACGGCCCAGGCAGGGGATGTCCCCAAGGACAAGGACCGCACGGAGACTGATGCCTCCAGTAGCGTCcagaaggaccagagggacag GTGTGTTTGCTGGCGTTACACCTGGCTATGGAGCTGTGTCGTGACGACGAGGAACACTGGGTTCTAG
- the LOC124016633 gene encoding nucleoporin NUP188-like isoform X1, which produces MRSFSETQMVMSAWFLLLILSTSHSDVMQLNEDSARLKLFMDVLNGTKAVLLVPRSVHCLRLGSMMTTLLLILLKHVVATTSDMLSPLSLILESVLQTDQQLMAKTKAKVFSALMSVLQMLGLDGGEICQLPQLLLCVCETVQDEALALIDSTHHTAQAGDVPKDKDRTETDASSSVQKDQRDRCVCWRYTWLWSCVVTTRNTGF; this is translated from the exons ATGCGCTCATTCTCAGAGACCCAGATGGTCATGTCAGCCTGGTTCTTGCTGCTCATCCTCTCCACCAGTCAC TCAGATGTGATGCAGTTGAATGAGGACTCTGCCAGACTGAAGCTCTTCATGGATGTGCTGAATGGGACCAAAGCTGTT TTGCTGGTGCCCAGATCGGTGCACTGTCTACGTCTGGGATCCATGATGACTACCCTGCTGCTGATCCTGCTCAAACA TGTGGTGGCCACGACCTCTGACAtgttgtctcccctctctctgatccTGGAGAGTGTCCTGCAGACCGACCAGCAGCTGATGGCAAAGACCAAGGCCAAGGTGTTCTCTGCTCTCATGTCTGTGCTGCAGATGCTGGGCCTTGATG GTGGTGAGATCTGCCAACTTCCCCagctactgctgtgtgtgtgtgagactgtgcaAGACGAGGCACTGGCACTGATTGACAGCACGCATCACACGGCCCAGGCAGGGGATGTCCCCAAGGACAAGGACCGCACGGAGACTGATGCCTCCAGTAGCGTCcagaaggaccagagggacag GTGTGTTTGCTGGCGTTACACCTGGCTATGGAGCTGTGTCGTGACGACGAGGAACACTGGGTTCTAG